The following proteins are encoded in a genomic region of Gammaproteobacteria bacterium:
- the ftsH gene encoding ATP-dependent zinc metalloprotease FtsH encodes MVKNIILWVVIAIVLMSIFNNFAPRQTSSRHTEYSQFIQDIKSGQVSRVLIEGRMIRGAKQSGERFVTYSPGDPGLIGDLLDNDVIIDVKPPEQQGLLMQIFISWFPMLLLIAVWIFFMRQMQGGGGGRGAMSFGKSKARMLSEDQVKVTFADVAGVEEAKEEVGELVEFLRDPGKFQKLGGKIPRGVLMVGPPGTGKTLLAKAIAGEAKVPFFTISGSDFVEMFVGVGASRVRDMFDQAKKHAPCIIFIDEIDAVGRHRGAGLGGGHDEREQTLNQLLVEMDGFEGNEGVIIIAATNRPDVLDPALLRPGRFDRQVTVPLPDVRGREQILRVHMRKVPIADDVKPRVIARGTPGFSGADLANLVNEAALFAARANLKLVGMQEFEKAKDKILMGAERRSMVMNDEEKKLTAYHEAGHAIVGLKVPSHDPVYKVSIIPRGRALGVTMFLPEEDRYSYSKQKLESNICSLFGGRIAEELIFGADFVTTGASNDIQRVTDIARNMVTKWGLSEKLGPMVYSEDEGEVFLGRSVTQHKAVSDETTHLIDEEVRRFVDTNYERARQILIDHMDKLHAMADALIKFETIDRGQIDNIMDGKPPGEPSDWEESDLDANKPDAGVSDESKDDKKSGKGELGGPVGQS; translated from the coding sequence ATGGTAAAAAACATCATTCTGTGGGTCGTCATCGCGATAGTGTTGATGTCTATCTTCAACAATTTCGCACCACGCCAGACGTCGTCGCGTCACACGGAGTACTCTCAATTTATTCAGGATATTAAATCCGGGCAGGTTTCCCGCGTTCTGATTGAAGGACGTATGATACGAGGCGCCAAGCAGTCTGGAGAGCGCTTTGTGACCTATAGCCCCGGTGACCCTGGGTTGATCGGCGATTTGCTGGACAATGACGTTATTATTGACGTCAAGCCACCTGAGCAGCAGGGGCTGTTGATGCAGATCTTTATTTCCTGGTTCCCGATGTTGCTGTTGATCGCCGTATGGATATTCTTCATGCGCCAGATGCAGGGCGGTGGTGGCGGCAGAGGTGCCATGTCCTTCGGCAAGAGTAAGGCGCGCATGCTTAGCGAAGACCAGGTAAAGGTCACTTTTGCTGATGTGGCTGGTGTAGAGGAAGCAAAAGAGGAAGTTGGCGAATTGGTCGAGTTCCTGCGCGATCCCGGTAAATTTCAGAAGTTGGGCGGCAAGATTCCCCGTGGCGTGTTGATGGTTGGTCCTCCAGGTACTGGTAAGACGCTCCTGGCCAAGGCCATTGCCGGCGAGGCAAAGGTACCTTTCTTTACTATCTCCGGTTCTGATTTCGTTGAGATGTTTGTCGGCGTAGGCGCGTCCCGCGTTCGTGACATGTTCGATCAGGCCAAGAAACATGCGCCTTGTATTATCTTCATCGATGAGATCGATGCCGTAGGTCGCCATCGTGGCGCTGGTTTGGGTGGTGGTCACGACGAACGTGAACAAACGCTCAACCAATTACTCGTTGAGATGGACGGTTTTGAGGGTAATGAAGGCGTCATCATCATCGCCGCCACCAACCGTCCTGATGTACTCGACCCAGCGCTATTGCGTCCCGGACGTTTCGACCGTCAGGTGACTGTGCCGCTGCCCGATGTGCGTGGTCGTGAACAGATTCTGCGTGTACATATGCGCAAGGTGCCCATAGCAGACGATGTAAAACCACGCGTTATTGCTCGCGGTACGCCCGGATTCTCCGGTGCCGATCTAGCTAATCTGGTAAACGAAGCGGCCTTATTTGCCGCGCGCGCCAACCTAAAGCTGGTAGGCATGCAGGAATTCGAAAAGGCCAAAGACAAGATCCTCATGGGTGCGGAACGCCGCTCCATGGTCATGAATGACGAAGAGAAGAAACTCACCGCTTATCACGAGGCCGGTCATGCGATTGTGGGTCTCAAAGTGCCGTCTCACGACCCGGTATATAAGGTATCGATCATTCCGCGCGGACGTGCGCTCGGCGTGACCATGTTCCTGCCGGAAGAAGATCGTTACAGTTATTCCAAGCAAAAGCTGGAGAGTAATATTTGTAGTCTCTTCGGTGGTCGCATTGCGGAAGAACTGATCTTTGGTGCTGACTTTGTGACTACTGGTGCCTCGAACGACATCCAGCGCGTCACGGATATCGCACGCAATATGGTGACCAAGTGGGGTCTGTCGGAAAAACTCGGGCCGATGGTATACAGCGAAGACGAGGGTGAGGTTTTCCTTGGTCGATCTGTCACTCAACACAAGGCGGTCTCTGATGAGACAACACACCTGATTGATGAGGAAGTGCGTCGTTTTGTCGATACCAACTATGAGCGTGCCAGGCAGATCCTGATTGATCACATGGATAAGTTGCATGCCATGGCCGATGCCTTGATCAAGTTTGAAACCATTGATCGTGGTCAGATTGATAACATCATGGACGGTAAACCACCGGGTGAACCGAGTGATTGGGAAGAGTCTGATCTGGATGCAAACAAACCAGACGCCGGTGTGTCGGACGAATCCAAGGACGACAAGAAATCAGGCAAAGGCGAACTGGGTGGGCCGGTAGGCCAGTCTTGA
- the rlmE gene encoding 23S rRNA (uridine(2552)-2'-O)-methyltransferase RlmE, with product MAKSKPRSRWMQRHLDDDYVKRAQRDGYRSRAAYKLLEIQEKDKLIKPGMMVIDIGAAPGGWTQVAANLIGDHGKLIALDILPMDPFPNVEFIQGDFREDEVYQQLIDAIADTKVDLVICDIAPNISGLKSVDIPRAMYLSELGLELARQVLKPGGDFLVKVFQGEGIEDMRREIQKSFSKLLTRKPKASRAESREVYLLGRERIV from the coding sequence ATGGCCAAAAGTAAACCGCGCAGTCGTTGGATGCAGCGACACCTGGACGATGACTATGTAAAACGCGCACAGCGTGATGGATATCGTTCGCGTGCGGCATATAAGCTGCTGGAAATTCAGGAAAAAGATAAACTAATCAAACCAGGTATGATGGTAATCGATATCGGCGCGGCACCCGGCGGCTGGACACAGGTCGCTGCAAATCTGATCGGAGATCATGGCAAATTGATTGCGCTCGATATCCTGCCTATGGATCCCTTCCCCAACGTGGAATTCATCCAAGGTGACTTTCGTGAAGACGAAGTCTATCAACAGCTCATTGATGCCATAGCCGATACAAAAGTCGACCTTGTAATTTGCGATATTGCCCCAAATATTAGCGGTTTGAAGTCGGTAGACATACCGCGAGCGATGTATTTATCGGAGCTTGGACTTGAGCTGGCTAGACAGGTTTTAAAACCCGGGGGAGATTTTCTGGTCAAAGTTTTTCAGGGCGAGGGAATTGAGGATATGCGCCGTGAAATACAGAAATCCTTCTCCAAGTTATTGACTCGCAAACCAAAAGCCTCGCGTGCTGAGAGCCGTGAGGTGTATCTATTGGGGCGAGAGCGGATTGTTTAG
- the yhbY gene encoding ribosome assembly RNA-binding protein YhbY — MSITSKQKQHLKALAHALKPVVIIGANGLSEAVSVEIENALAHHELLKVKINIGDKDDRMEVANTIATNLNAELVQNIGRISIFYRPSQNHKIQLPY, encoded by the coding sequence ATGTCGATTACTTCGAAACAGAAGCAACACCTCAAAGCGCTCGCACATGCCCTCAAACCCGTCGTAATTATTGGTGCCAATGGCCTCAGTGAAGCCGTCAGCGTTGAAATCGAAAATGCCCTCGCACACCACGAATTGTTAAAAGTCAAAATTAACATTGGCGACAAAGACGATCGCATGGAAGTCGCCAATACCATCGCTACCAATCTCAATGCGGAGTTGGTCCAAAATATCGGACGCATTTCTATTTTCTACCGACCTTCACAAAATCACAAAATTCAACTGCCGTATTAG
- a CDS encoding DUF4149 domain-containing protein encodes MNLHERIENLFLSLWVGCLVGVGYIAAPVLFKTLDDRSLAGNLAGQMFYIVAVVGLVIGISLFLSYQFRTKKTAFREWRFWVLGLMVLCVAMGFFVLQPIIADIKALGIEPGSENAKRFGILHGVSSVLYLVTTLSGVVLLFAGIHKKKHFL; translated from the coding sequence GTGAATTTACACGAACGCATCGAAAATCTTTTTTTGTCTCTGTGGGTTGGCTGTCTTGTAGGAGTCGGCTATATCGCTGCACCGGTTCTATTTAAGACTCTGGACGATCGCAGTCTTGCTGGGAATCTGGCTGGACAGATGTTTTACATCGTAGCCGTAGTTGGCTTGGTGATCGGTATATCGCTATTTCTCAGTTACCAGTTTCGGACAAAAAAAACAGCATTTCGTGAATGGCGTTTTTGGGTCCTGGGACTAATGGTGTTATGCGTAGCAATGGGTTTTTTTGTGTTGCAACCAATAATTGCCGATATCAAAGCACTGGGGATTGAACCTGGCAGCGAAAACGCGAAACGTTTTGGTATTCTGCATGGCGTTTCGTCGGTTCTGTATTTGGTCACGACTTTGTCCGGCGTGGTGTTGCTGTTTGCCGGTATTCATAAGAAAAAACACTTCCTCTAA
- a CDS encoding O-succinylhomoserine sulfhydrylase yields MKDKDLRFDTAAVRAGIQRTAEQEHSEPVFFTSSYVYDSAAQAAARFSGEEPGNIYSRFTNPTVRTFEQRLATLEGGERCVATASGMAAIMTTCYGLLKAGDHIISSRAIFGSTTVLFNNFIAKFGVEITYVSQTNLDEWEAAIKPNTRFLFLETPSNPLTEIADIESLAGIAHKHGCLLVVDNCFCTPALQQPLKLGADIIIHSATKYIDGQGRCLGGAIIGTEEVVGQDVFGFVRTGGPSMSPFNAWVFLKGLETLRLRMKAHSESALKLAQWLESLPQVKRVFYPGLESHPQHQLAARQQSGFGGILSFELADKTQAWKLVDGTQMVSITANLGDAKTTITHPATTTHGRLSDEQRASAGISDGLLRVAVGLEDIEDIKEDLSRGL; encoded by the coding sequence ATGAAAGACAAAGATTTGCGATTCGATACGGCGGCGGTGCGTGCGGGCATACAGCGAACAGCTGAGCAAGAGCACTCAGAACCGGTATTTTTTACCTCCAGCTATGTCTATGATTCGGCCGCGCAGGCGGCGGCACGATTTTCTGGTGAGGAGCCGGGAAATATCTATTCACGATTTACCAATCCAACCGTGCGCACATTCGAGCAGCGTCTCGCAACACTTGAAGGCGGAGAACGTTGCGTCGCGACGGCCTCGGGTATGGCGGCTATCATGACGACTTGCTACGGTCTGTTGAAGGCAGGTGATCACATAATTTCCTCGCGTGCGATTTTTGGATCGACGACGGTATTGTTCAATAATTTCATTGCCAAGTTTGGCGTCGAAATCACTTATGTATCTCAGACCAATCTTGACGAATGGGAAGCGGCGATCAAGCCTAATACCCGTTTCCTGTTTCTGGAAACACCGTCCAATCCATTGACCGAGATTGCTGACATTGAGTCATTGGCAGGCATTGCGCACAAACATGGTTGTCTTTTGGTAGTGGACAACTGTTTTTGTACTCCTGCGTTACAGCAACCTCTGAAGCTTGGCGCCGATATCATTATTCATTCCGCGACAAAGTACATTGATGGGCAAGGGCGATGTCTGGGGGGCGCAATTATTGGTACCGAAGAAGTCGTCGGGCAGGACGTTTTCGGCTTTGTACGCACAGGAGGTCCAAGCATGAGTCCCTTCAATGCATGGGTTTTCCTAAAGGGCCTGGAGACGCTGCGGTTGCGCATGAAAGCGCATAGTGAATCGGCGCTTAAACTCGCTCAGTGGCTGGAATCCTTGCCTCAGGTAAAACGTGTGTTCTACCCGGGCCTCGAAAGCCATCCGCAACATCAACTGGCAGCCAGACAGCAATCTGGGTTTGGTGGTATTCTTTCTTTTGAACTTGCGGATAAAACGCAGGCGTGGAAGCTCGTCGACGGGACGCAAATGGTTTCCATAACTGCCAACCTGGGTGACGCGAAAACGACGATTACCCATCCGGCCACAACGACGCATGGACGATTGAGTGATGAGCAACGAGCCAGCGCCGGAATCTCTGATGGATTGTTGAGGGTGGCGGTCGGGCTGGAAGATATTGAAGATATCAAAGAGGATCTATCGCGAGGGCTTTGA
- the mnmC gene encoding bifunctional tRNA (5-methylaminomethyl-2-thiouridine)(34)-methyltransferase MnmD/FAD-dependent 5-carboxymethylaminomethyl-2-thiouridine(34) oxidoreductase MnmC codes for MRKNNELDLNLEPAELTFQDAHPYSDRYGDHYFAREGGFEESHYVFIRQNGLPQRWQGRERFVIAETGFGTGLNFLATAQLWLRESRPDQRLHYVSFEKHLFRREDLQKIHAHWADLGELSEELLDRYPPLLAGMHRLYLYGNRVVLTLCLGDVKDLLPEMQGKADAWYLDGFAPSKNPGMWNDDLFSEIARHSKTGTTFATFTAAGFVRRGLQNVGFAVEKFSGYGAKREMLRGSFTGEQKTPDEQPWFCPPDAFSGDKQAIVVGAGIAGVLNAFSLASRGWKVTLIERNAAVAQEGSGNPLGLVAPHLGSGVHSWSTFNTAAFLQASAFYQAYDAWQASGVLQIAELQRFDWSVINRLFMQAIDKHEIAEMSGLQLLASAVFFPQAGMLNPQKLCRELLDLYSEHICVEPMQQIESLAFQEDAWLLRSATHSWTSSHVILTNAVDANRLLPHHELSLHTVRGQLSYVESSELIGLKRPLNANAYILPIHNGANILGATFQPGDSDKSVRESDHQHNLDSVSELVGHEIDANITGGRTAFRAATRDHLPIVSAVYDPAFYRRSYDDLYHGRPARLYLSAQYLPGLYLNVGHGSHGLTNAVASAELIADTIEDTPRCLSRTHLTQLHSARFLIRRLKRKRPGEVDKRGPSG; via the coding sequence ATGAGAAAAAACAATGAACTTGACCTGAACTTAGAACCAGCTGAATTAACTTTTCAGGATGCGCATCCATACTCTGATCGCTATGGCGATCATTACTTTGCGCGTGAAGGCGGGTTTGAGGAGAGCCACTATGTATTCATTCGGCAGAATGGATTACCGCAGCGTTGGCAAGGCAGAGAGCGTTTCGTCATTGCTGAGACCGGGTTTGGAACCGGATTGAATTTTCTCGCCACGGCGCAACTGTGGTTGAGGGAGAGCCGCCCTGATCAACGCCTGCACTATGTCAGTTTCGAAAAACACCTCTTTCGTCGCGAGGACCTCCAAAAAATACACGCACATTGGGCTGATCTGGGCGAGCTCAGTGAAGAATTGCTCGATCGTTATCCGCCCTTGCTGGCGGGTATGCACAGGCTCTATCTATATGGCAATAGAGTGGTTCTTACGCTGTGTCTAGGTGATGTAAAGGATTTGTTACCGGAAATGCAGGGAAAGGCAGATGCCTGGTATCTGGATGGATTTGCACCCTCAAAGAATCCGGGTATGTGGAATGATGACTTGTTTAGTGAAATTGCTCGTCACAGTAAAACAGGAACGACGTTCGCCACGTTTACCGCCGCCGGGTTCGTTCGCAGAGGCTTACAAAACGTCGGCTTTGCGGTCGAAAAGTTTTCTGGCTATGGTGCCAAGCGTGAGATGTTGAGGGGGAGTTTTACTGGAGAACAAAAGACACCGGATGAGCAACCATGGTTTTGTCCTCCAGACGCGTTTTCAGGTGACAAACAAGCAATTGTTGTAGGAGCAGGGATTGCTGGGGTGTTAAATGCTTTTAGCCTGGCGAGTCGCGGTTGGAAAGTGACTTTGATCGAACGCAATGCGGCGGTGGCACAAGAAGGGTCTGGAAATCCGCTTGGCTTGGTGGCGCCACATTTGGGCAGTGGTGTGCATTCCTGGTCGACGTTTAATACAGCCGCTTTTCTGCAAGCCAGCGCCTTTTACCAAGCATATGATGCATGGCAAGCCAGTGGTGTATTACAGATCGCCGAACTGCAACGTTTTGACTGGAGCGTTATCAATCGTTTGTTTATGCAGGCTATAGATAAGCACGAGATTGCGGAAATGAGCGGTTTGCAACTTTTGGCAAGCGCTGTGTTTTTTCCGCAAGCCGGTATGTTGAATCCTCAAAAGCTTTGTCGCGAACTACTGGATTTGTATTCCGAACACATTTGCGTTGAACCTATGCAACAAATTGAATCCCTGGCGTTTCAAGAGGATGCGTGGCTGTTGCGCTCAGCAACGCACAGTTGGACCTCATCACATGTAATATTGACTAACGCTGTCGATGCAAACCGATTATTACCACACCACGAACTAAGTCTGCATACGGTTCGCGGGCAACTCAGTTATGTTGAGTCATCGGAATTAATCGGGCTGAAACGCCCCTTGAATGCAAATGCCTATATTCTTCCGATTCACAATGGCGCGAACATACTAGGTGCCACATTCCAACCTGGAGATAGCGACAAAAGCGTGCGCGAAAGTGATCATCAGCACAATCTCGACAGCGTTTCCGAGCTAGTCGGGCATGAAATTGATGCCAATATTACTGGCGGGCGAACAGCATTTCGTGCAGCGACGCGCGACCATTTGCCTATCGTCTCGGCAGTATATGACCCCGCCTTCTATAGGCGCAGCTACGATGATCTATATCACGGACGACCTGCAAGACTATATCTAAGCGCACAATATCTCCCAGGCCTCTATCTCAATGTCGGGCACGGTTCCCATGGTCTGACCAACGCGGTTGCATCGGCGGAATTAATCGCCGATACGATTGAGGACACGCCTCGGTGTTTATCCCGCACTCATCTTACGCAATTACACAGCGCCAGATTTCTTATCCGACGTCTAAAAAGAAAGCGTCCCGGCGAGGTTGACAAGAGAGGTCCCTCAGGCTAA